From one Sporichthyaceae bacterium genomic stretch:
- a CDS encoding right-handed parallel beta-helix repeat-containing protein translates to MRSRRRGPCALVLASSLTLVLAAGPALGAAGAGLHRPAAPGRHTQATGASGTRAAVCAAPAAGPAAAPAGAVTVYPGVVGDLVAKTAADPAGTTFWLAPGVHSLGNSVTAQVVPKDGDVYLGAPGAVLDGQGVNQFAFTQHATGVTVQYLTVRNFAAPQNQGVVNHDSGNGWTIADDVITANHGAALMAGANEQILRNCLSGNGQYGINAYQAGDGITNLLVDGNEIVGNDADNWESVQPGCGCSGGAKFWAVNGATIQDNWVHGNLSAGLWADSDSNDFLIRNNYLENNAAEALIYEISYNLTLAQNTIAGNTITKGKAYATAGDNFPVAAVYLSESGGDTRVPARTGQVQITGNLLSNNWAGITGWEDADRFCNSPANTSVGYCTKVGGGAALSTCVQPGIASAPLYGNCRWKTQNLVVSGNTFAFEPTAVGCTNALCGTMGLLSEYGSYPSWSPYQGTVIEDAITFDQHNTWSGNTYTGPWRFVAHDTGTTLTAAAWTAAPYGQDAGSSFDTPAPPPPSGNVLDPATSSGEGGTGLWGPWYNATVQDTTTDPHTGSAAIAVSVTGPYGWGIAFTDYPGVPAPAGAVHLSYWARAATSGALGSTPTLHLSWLDGSGRTLAGTDLPAGPLTVGWAQATTALSVPAGAATAWFTLTGGGSPGDTIALDDIYLGP, encoded by the coding sequence ATGCGGTCGCGACGTCGCGGTCCGTGCGCCCTGGTCCTCGCGTCGAGCCTGACGCTGGTCCTGGCCGCCGGGCCCGCGCTGGGAGCAGCCGGCGCCGGGTTGCACCGGCCTGCCGCCCCGGGGCGCCACACCCAGGCCACCGGCGCCTCCGGGACGCGCGCCGCGGTCTGTGCCGCACCCGCGGCCGGCCCGGCGGCCGCACCGGCCGGGGCGGTCACCGTCTATCCGGGCGTGGTCGGCGACCTGGTGGCCAAGACCGCTGCCGACCCGGCCGGCACCACGTTCTGGCTCGCTCCTGGCGTGCACAGCCTCGGCAACTCGGTCACCGCCCAGGTCGTCCCCAAGGACGGCGACGTCTACCTCGGCGCCCCCGGCGCGGTGCTGGACGGTCAGGGTGTCAACCAGTTCGCGTTCACCCAGCATGCCACCGGCGTGACCGTGCAATATCTGACGGTCCGTAACTTCGCCGCTCCGCAGAACCAGGGCGTGGTCAACCACGACTCCGGCAACGGCTGGACGATCGCCGACGACGTGATCACCGCCAACCACGGCGCCGCGCTGATGGCCGGCGCGAACGAGCAGATCCTGCGCAACTGTCTGAGCGGCAACGGCCAGTACGGCATCAACGCCTACCAGGCAGGCGACGGCATCACGAACCTGCTCGTCGACGGCAACGAGATCGTCGGCAACGACGCCGACAACTGGGAGAGCGTCCAACCTGGCTGCGGCTGCAGCGGCGGCGCGAAGTTCTGGGCCGTAAACGGTGCCACGATCCAGGACAACTGGGTCCACGGCAACCTCTCCGCGGGGCTGTGGGCCGACAGCGACAGCAACGACTTCCTGATCCGCAACAACTACCTGGAGAACAACGCCGCCGAAGCCCTCATCTACGAGATCAGCTACAACCTGACGCTGGCTCAGAACACCATCGCCGGCAACACGATCACGAAGGGGAAGGCCTACGCGACCGCGGGCGACAACTTCCCCGTCGCAGCCGTCTACCTGTCCGAGTCCGGCGGCGACACTCGGGTGCCGGCCCGCACCGGGCAGGTTCAGATCACCGGGAACCTGTTGAGCAACAACTGGGCCGGGATCACCGGGTGGGAGGACGCCGACCGGTTCTGCAACTCCCCGGCCAACACCTCCGTCGGCTACTGCACGAAGGTCGGCGGCGGGGCCGCGCTGAGCACCTGCGTGCAACCCGGCATCGCCTCGGCGCCGTTGTACGGGAACTGCCGGTGGAAGACCCAGAACCTCGTCGTCTCCGGCAACACCTTCGCCTTCGAGCCGACCGCGGTCGGGTGCACCAACGCGCTGTGCGGGACGATGGGCCTGCTGTCCGAGTACGGCAGCTACCCGTCGTGGTCGCCCTACCAGGGCACGGTGATCGAGGACGCCATCACCTTCGACCAGCACAACACCTGGTCGGGCAACACCTACACCGGCCCGTGGCGTTTCGTGGCCCACGACACCGGCACCACCCTGACCGCCGCCGCGTGGACCGCTGCGCCGTACGGGCAGGACGCCGGATCGAGCTTCGACACCCCGGCTCCGCCGCCCCCGAGCGGCAACGTCCTGGACCCCGCCACCTCCAGTGGCGAGGGTGGCACCGGCCTGTGGGGCCCCTGGTACAACGCGACCGTCCAGGACACCACCACCGATCCGCACACCGGCAGCGCCGCGATCGCGGTGTCCGTGACCGGCCCCTACGGCTGGGGAATCGCGTTCACCGACTACCCCGGTGTGCCCGCGCCGGCCGGCGCCGTGCACCTGTCCTACTGGGCCCGCGCCGCCACCTCCGGCGCGCTCGGCAGCACGCCGACCCTGCACCTGTCCTGGCTGGACGGCAGCGGCCGCACCCTCGCCGGCACCGACCTGCCCGCCGGGCCGCTGACCGTGGGCTGGGCGCAGGCCACGACCGCACTGAGCGTCCCCGCCGGGGCCGCCACCGCCTGGTTCACCCTGACCGGCGGGGGCAGTCCGGGAGACACCATCGCCCTGGACGACATCTACCTCGGGCCCTGA
- a CDS encoding TA system VapC family ribonuclease toxin: MWTPPAGSTVCPLGIRSCSAARPKQSFLRLLTAAAVFAPYGNAPLSNRAAWRVYRALAADDRTQLAAEPSELQDVWEGYAERDTASPKLWTDAYLAAFARTGGHRLVTTDQDYGQFPDLDVLVL; this comes from the coding sequence ATGTGGACGCCGCCCGCCGGCTCGACGGTTTGCCCGCTAGGGATTCGGTCTTGTTCTGCCGCACGACCCAAACAGTCGTTCCTACGCTTGTTGACCGCGGCGGCGGTGTTTGCCCCCTACGGCAACGCACCGCTGAGCAACCGGGCGGCCTGGCGCGTCTATCGGGCGCTGGCGGCGGACGATCGAACCCAACTGGCGGCCGAACCGAGCGAACTGCAGGACGTCTGGGAGGGCTACGCCGAACGCGACACCGCTTCACCGAAGTTGTGGACCGACGCCTATCTGGCCGCATTTGCCCGGACCGGAGGCCACCGCCTGGTCACCACCGACCAGGACTACGGCCAGTTCCCGGACCTCGACGTCCTGGTGCTCTGA
- a CDS encoding PIN domain-containing protein, with the protein MIVVLDSTVLIDYLRGRPAVAKVGALLGSGDEPATTAINVEEIVRGLRATELPAADALFAGLYILPITTGMARTAGTWRREFAAQGITPAQADCLIAAATIDSGGRLATGNPKHFPMDGLTVEHWPVGG; encoded by the coding sequence GTGATCGTGGTGCTCGACAGCACGGTCCTGATCGACTACCTGCGCGGGCGTCCCGCCGTGGCAAAGGTCGGGGCCCTGCTGGGATCGGGCGACGAGCCGGCCACCACGGCGATCAACGTCGAGGAGATCGTGCGCGGCCTGCGCGCCACGGAACTGCCTGCGGCCGATGCCCTGTTCGCCGGCCTGTACATCCTCCCGATCACGACGGGCATGGCCCGGACCGCCGGGACCTGGCGCCGTGAGTTCGCGGCCCAGGGCATCACGCCGGCCCAGGCCGACTGCCTGATCGCTGCAGCGACCATCGACAGCGGCGGACGCCTGGCGACCGGCAATCCCAAGCACTTCCCGATGGACGGGCTGACGGTGGAGCACTGGCCCGTCGGCGGATGA
- a CDS encoding type II toxin-antitoxin system VapB family antitoxin, with protein sequence MRMHIELDDDLVADVDRLAGPRGRSDFVRDALRAAVDRQLRAQALRRAAGAIEAEGHEWDRDPAAWVEQQRQGDRSRVG encoded by the coding sequence ATGCGTATGCACATAGAGTTGGACGACGATCTGGTCGCAGACGTCGACCGGCTCGCCGGTCCACGCGGACGCAGCGACTTCGTGCGCGACGCCCTGCGGGCCGCCGTCGACCGGCAACTGCGCGCGCAGGCGCTTCGCCGGGCCGCCGGCGCAATCGAGGCCGAGGGCCACGAGTGGGACCGCGACCCAGCGGCCTGGGTGGAGCAGCAGCGGCAGGGCGACCGCAGCCGGGTCGGCTGA